The DNA region CAAGCAGTATCTGCAAATTTATTCAAGTATGTGAATTTTCAAAGGTTGTTAGAAACAGAAATAGGATTTACAAAAAACGAACCAGTACAACTAGCTTTAAAAGAAGCGATAGAAAAAGCTGTAGAAGCTTTAATAATAGAAGGAATTAAAGACGAATTATGGTTGCCAAGAGCAAGTGAAGAAGCTACAGCAACCATTATTAAAAATTACGAAGATGAAAAAGCAGAAGCTGAAGCTACACAAATTTACGAACGCTTTTTAACAGAGCGAAGAGGTCAAAATGCCATCACAGCAGCTGCAGGAATTAGTCTTATTAACGGAGATTTACCAGATCCACAACCACAATTAAATGTAAAATTAGGATTTAAACGTCAGTTAAATTCTCATCTAAATTTAGATTTCACTTTCAATAAATTCAACTTAGAAAATAAAACCGTTTTTAACCAAGGATTTATGTCTTTCGATCTTAATTTAAATTACAACATTCTACCATATGATAAGTTAACACCATATTTGTTTTTTGGCGTAGGTACCAATGCTACAAATAATTTTGAGCAGATAGATCCTAAAATACAAGCAGGTTTAGGACTAGAATACTTGGTAAAAGAAAATATTGGTGTTTATCTATATGGAGAGCATAATCTTGCCTTTAGTGATCAATTAGATAATATAGACGCAGGAACTATGGATGACATGTTTTATAGATTTGGCGTTGGTATAAATTATTATTTAACACAACCATCTACTCAATTTAATAAAAAGAAAGAGTTAGAAAGATTAAAAAAGAAAGAAATAAAAGCATTAAAAAGAGAGAACAGAAGGAAGATGCAGGAAGAATTAAAGTCAAATAGAAAATCCAAATCAAACAACTAGATAATGAAAAAGACAATAAATATATTATCGCTTTTATGTGTAATTATCTTTGTTTCAGGTTGTAGTGAAGATAAAATTGAATTAACAGGACGAGGTATATTAGTAGGTAAAGTAGTTTCTCAAGGCGATAATACACCTTTAGAAAACGCAAGAGTATCAACAAGTCCTAATACAAGTATTGTATTTACAGATGAAAACGGAAACTACCAAATATCAGATATAGAAGTTGGAACTTACTCTGTTCAAGCTCAAAAAGAAGGTTATTTAACCAAGTTTGAGTCTGCAACTATCAACGATGATGCAACAACCAATATAGTTTTCGAGTTGGATGTGGAAACAGCAAATAACGATGCGCCAAATGCACCAACATTAGTAACACCATCTAACAACACGATAGATACAGATTTAATAGTAGAATTAACATGGGAAGGATCAGATCCTGAAGAAGATCAATTAACTTATAGTGTACAACTTTTAAATGATCAAAACAGTGATGTTTTACAGTATTCTGATCTTACAGATACTACCTTAACAGTGTCAGGATTAATGTATAACACAAAATATTTTTGGCAAGTCACAGCAACAGATGGTATAAATAATCCTGTAGCAAGTACAGTTTTTAATTTTACAACCTTAGAGTTTCCAGAACATCGTGTGTTTTTTACAAGAAAAATTAATGGAAATAATGTAATATTTTCTTCAGATGAAAGTGGTAATACACTTCAATTAACTTCGGCAAATACCAATTCTTGGAGACCAAGAAGAGCAAGCTCTGTAGATAAATTAGCTTTTTTAAGTAATAATGGCGGACAAACCCATTTATTTACAATGGATTTAGATGGATCTAATATATCACAAGTTACCAATGCGGTAGCTGTAAATGGATTTAATTTAGAAGAAATTGACTTCGAATGGAAAGACAACGACACCAAACTACTGTTTCCAAATTTTGACAAATTATACGAAATAGAAGTGTCTGGAACAGGATTAACACAATTATATCAAACTATTAATGGGCATTTTATTACAGAAGTAGATTGGAATCCTGCCTCAAATAAAATAGCATTAAAAACAAATGATAATTCAGGTTATCAAGTAGAAATTTTTACAATAAATCTTTCTGGAGTAGTACAAGATATTGTGCTGCAAGGTGTTAATGGTGCGGCAGGAGGATTGGATTTTTCTTATGATGGTACTAAGCTAGTATACACATACGATTTGTCTGCAAATCAAAATGTAGATTATAGGCAATTTAATTCTAATATGTTTATATACGATTTAACAACAACAACAGCAACCAATATATCTTTAACAAAACCAGCAGGAACAAACGATTTAGATCCGCAATTTTCGCCAAACGAGGCACAATTAATATTTGTAAACACGTCTAACGATGGTGTTTCGCAAAGAAATATTATGACAATAGATATTTCAGATTTAAGTATAAGAGAATTGTTTTTAGAAGATGGAAAAATGCCTGACTGGAAGTAAAATAAACCAACCACATCAAATAAACTGTAAAAGCGCACATAAATAATTTGTGTGCTTTTTTTTTATAAATATCTTTGTGGCTTAACACAACAACATGAGTTCCGAAATTTCTAAAAGATATAGCCAAAGAGGCGTTTCTGCATCTAAAGAAGATGTGCACAACGCAATAAAAAATATAGATAAAGGATTGTTTCCTAAAGCCTTTTGTAAAATTGTACCTGATTATCTAACTAACGATTCTGATTATTGTTTAATCATGCATGCAGATGGCGCTGGAACAAAATCGTCTTTAGCTTACATGTATTGGAAAGAAACAGGTGATTTATCTGTTTGGAAAGGTATTGCTCAAGATGCATTAATAATGAATATTGACGACTTACTTTGTGTTGGAGCAACCGATAATATCATGTTGTCGTCTACCATTGGAAGAAATAAAAATTTGATTCCTGGAGAAGTTATTTCTGCAATAATTAATGGAACAGAAGAGTTAATCGAAGATTTAAAAACATTTGGAGTTACTATACATTCTACAGGAGGAGAAACTGCAGATGTTGGTGATTTAGTAAGAACAATAATTGTAGACTCTACTGTAACTGCTAGAATGAAGCGAAAAGACGTTATAGACAATGCAAATATACAATCTGGTGATGTAATTGTTGGATTAGAAAGTTTTGGTCAAGCATCTTACGAGAAGTTTTATAACGGTGGTATGGGAAGTAACGGACTTACATCTGCCAGACATGATGTGTTTAATAAGTATTTAGCAAAAAAATATCCTGAAAGTTTTGATGCGTCTGTACCAGAAGATTTAGTGTATTCTGGACAAGTAAAATTAACAGATGAGGTAGAAGATTCGCCAATAGATGCTGGTAAATTAGTGTTATCTCCAACACGTACTTATGCACCAATTATTAAAGAGATTCTTTCTAAATATACAAGTGAAGATATACACGGAATGATTCATTGTAGTGGCGGAGCGCAAACAAAAATTCTTCATTTTATAGATAATTTACATGTGATTAAAGATAACATGTTTTCTATTCCACCATTATTTAAATTAATACAAGAACAGTCAAAAACAGACTGGAAAGAGATGTATCAAGTATTTAACTGTGGTCATAGAATGGAATTGTATGTAAAACCAGAAGTGGCAGAAGATATTATAAAAATTTCTAAATCCTTTAATGTTGAAGCTCAAGTGATTGGTCGTGTAGAAGCAGCTTCAAAAAAACAACTTACAATAGAAAGTGAATACGGTACGTTTACTTACTAATCAAACTATTATTTATGAGATTTTTCCTGACTATCCTTACATTTTTAACCGCTCAAATTTTATTCGCTCAAACAGATTCTATTGTTAAAAACCTTGATACATTAAAGTGGAAACAGGTTAATAGAGTTGGTATGGATATTAATGAAGTAACCTTTGTTAATTGGAGTGCTGGTGGAGCAAATTCTATTTCAGCTTTATTAGCTATAAATTCAAGTTTAAGATATAAAAAAAACAATTTAATTTGGTTTAATGCTATAAAAACAAGATATGGTGTTAATAAACAAGAAAGCCAAAAATTAAGAAAAACAGAAGACGAATTAGAGTTAATTTCAACTATTGGTTATAGAAGAGATACGTTAACTAATTGGTATTTTTCTGGACGTTTTAATTTTAAAACTCAATATTCTAACGGGTATAATTATCCAAATAGAGATAATCCAATTTCTAGATTTATGTCACCAGGTTATGTGTTTTTAGGTGGCGGAGCAGAGTATGGTAAAAACATAGAAAAACTGTCTTTTTATTTATCGCCATTAACATTTAAAGGAACTTTTGTTTTAGATCAATCCTTAGCAGATAAAGGTGCGTTTGGTGTGACTCCAGCAGTTTATGATACTGATGGTAATAAATTGGTAGATGGAGAAACTGTTAGGACAGAAATGGGAATTTTAATTACTAATGCTTACGAGGCACAAGTAATGGATAATATTTATTTAAGAAACCAATTAAGTCTTTATACAGATTATCTAAACAGTTTTGGTAATATAGATGTAGATTGGGAAGTTGTATTTGATTTTAAAGTAAACGATTTTGTAAAAGCAACATTAGGCTCTCATATAAAGTATGATAATGATGTTAAGATTATTGAAGAAACAGATACCGAAGACGAATTTGTAGAAAAAGGTGCATCTGTACAATGGAAACAGCTTTTAGGTATTGGAGTTGTTGTAGATTTTTAAACTACAAAGTTCCAAAACTTAAATAATTATAAGACTCCAACTCCTTAATGTGATTTATTAGTTTAGTGCAGCCATTTTTTAATAAATAAATTTGGTCTGCAATATCTATAACTTCATTATAACTATGATCTGTTAATACAATAGCTTTTGTCTTATTAACTCTTTTTATTATCTGTTTTATTTTTTCTATGTAAATAGGAGAAATATTAGAAAACGGTTCGTCTAACAAGACTAAATTAGAAGGTGTATTTAAGATTAAAT from Mesoflavibacter profundi includes:
- a CDS encoding carboxypeptidase regulatory-like domain-containing protein, translated to MKKTINILSLLCVIIFVSGCSEDKIELTGRGILVGKVVSQGDNTPLENARVSTSPNTSIVFTDENGNYQISDIEVGTYSVQAQKEGYLTKFESATINDDATTNIVFELDVETANNDAPNAPTLVTPSNNTIDTDLIVELTWEGSDPEEDQLTYSVQLLNDQNSDVLQYSDLTDTTLTVSGLMYNTKYFWQVTATDGINNPVASTVFNFTTLEFPEHRVFFTRKINGNNVIFSSDESGNTLQLTSANTNSWRPRRASSVDKLAFLSNNGGQTHLFTMDLDGSNISQVTNAVAVNGFNLEEIDFEWKDNDTKLLFPNFDKLYEIEVSGTGLTQLYQTINGHFITEVDWNPASNKIALKTNDNSGYQVEIFTINLSGVVQDIVLQGVNGAAGGLDFSYDGTKLVYTYDLSANQNVDYRQFNSNMFIYDLTTTTATNISLTKPAGTNDLDPQFSPNEAQLIFVNTSNDGVSQRNIMTIDISDLSIRELFLEDGKMPDWK
- a CDS encoding CsgG/HfaB family protein produces the protein MLKLKSAIAVILLLALTGCGAFFNQPYQQQRARVGEVTPVSEKLVNFPLPQEPVVAGVYNFKDQTGQYKSVENGSTFSTAVSQGGTTMLIKALEDSKWFTLIERENLSNLLNERNIIRNTRSEYRKNQNPNEPNLPPLLYAGVLLEGGIISYDTNIITGGAGARYFGVGASTQYREDRISVYLRAVNTSNGKILKTVYISKTILSQAVSANLFKYVNFQRLLETEIGFTKNEPVQLALKEAIEKAVEALIIEGIKDELWLPRASEEATATIIKNYEDEKAEAEATQIYERFLTERRGQNAITAAAGISLINGDLPDPQPQLNVKLGFKRQLNSHLNLDFTFNKFNLENKTVFNQGFMSFDLNLNYNILPYDKLTPYLFFGVGTNATNNFEQIDPKIQAGLGLEYLVKENIGVYLYGEHNLAFSDQLDNIDAGTMDDMFYRFGVGINYYLTQPSTQFNKKKELERLKKKEIKALKRENRRKMQEELKSNRKSKSNN
- a CDS encoding DUF3078 domain-containing protein produces the protein MRFFLTILTFLTAQILFAQTDSIVKNLDTLKWKQVNRVGMDINEVTFVNWSAGGANSISALLAINSSLRYKKNNLIWFNAIKTRYGVNKQESQKLRKTEDELELISTIGYRRDTLTNWYFSGRFNFKTQYSNGYNYPNRDNPISRFMSPGYVFLGGGAEYGKNIEKLSFYLSPLTFKGTFVLDQSLADKGAFGVTPAVYDTDGNKLVDGETVRTEMGILITNAYEAQVMDNIYLRNQLSLYTDYLNSFGNIDVDWEVVFDFKVNDFVKATLGSHIKYDNDVKIIEETDTEDEFVEKGASVQWKQLLGIGVVVDF
- a CDS encoding AIR synthase related protein encodes the protein MSSEISKRYSQRGVSASKEDVHNAIKNIDKGLFPKAFCKIVPDYLTNDSDYCLIMHADGAGTKSSLAYMYWKETGDLSVWKGIAQDALIMNIDDLLCVGATDNIMLSSTIGRNKNLIPGEVISAIINGTEELIEDLKTFGVTIHSTGGETADVGDLVRTIIVDSTVTARMKRKDVIDNANIQSGDVIVGLESFGQASYEKFYNGGMGSNGLTSARHDVFNKYLAKKYPESFDASVPEDLVYSGQVKLTDEVEDSPIDAGKLVLSPTRTYAPIIKEILSKYTSEDIHGMIHCSGGAQTKILHFIDNLHVIKDNMFSIPPLFKLIQEQSKTDWKEMYQVFNCGHRMELYVKPEVAEDIIKISKSFNVEAQVIGRVEAASKKQLTIESEYGTFTY